One Siniperca chuatsi isolate FFG_IHB_CAS linkage group LG3, ASM2008510v1, whole genome shotgun sequence genomic region harbors:
- the eif3ba gene encoding eukaryotic translation initiation factor 3, subunit Ba, producing the protein MQDTVDMVDDPEYEEEEPSFSDPEDFEDDVEDEELLGDFLREKPQEADGIDSVVVVDNVPQVGPERLEKLKNVIHKIFSKFGKITTEFYPEADGLTKGYIFLEYAAPTQALEAVKNADGYKLDKQHTFRVNLFTDFDKYMNISDEWETPEKQPFKDFGNMRHWIEDSDCRDQYSVIYEAGERTAIFNNDAKEPITAEERARWTETYVRWSPKGTYLATFHQRGIALWGGEKFKQIQRFSHQGVSLIDFSPCERYVVTFSPLMDTKEDPQAIIIWDILTGQKKRGFHCESSAHWPIFKWSHDGKFFARMTTDTLSIYETPSMGLLDKKSLKITGIKDFSWSPGDNIIAFWVPEDKDIPARVTLMQMPSRHEIRVRNLFNVVDCKLHWQRNGDYLCVKVDRTPKGTQGVVTNFEIFRMREKQVPVDVVEMKESIIAFAWEPNGSKFAVLHGEAPRISVSFYHVKNNGKIELIKMFDKQQANSIFWSPQGQFLVLAGLRSMNGALAFVDTSDCTMMNIAEHYMASDVEWDPTGRYVVTSVSWWSHKVDNAYWLWTFQGRLLQKNNKDRFCQLLWRPRPPTLLSADQIKMIKKDLKKYSKIFEQKDRLSQSKASKELVDKRRSMMEDYRRYREAAQQTYREQKSIRIELRGGMDSDELDSNVDDWEEETIEFFINEEIIPLGDL; encoded by the exons ATGCAAGATACGGTGGATATGGTGGACGACCCCGAGTATGAAGAGGAGGAACCCTCCTTCAGCGACCCAGAGGACTTCGAGGATGACGTCGAAGATGAGG AGCTGCTGGGTGACTTTCTGAGGGAGAAGCCCCAGGAGGCTGACGGCATTGActcggtggtggtggtggacaaCGTCCCTCAGGTGGGCCCAGAGCGTTTGGAGAAACTCAAGAACGTCATCCACAAGATTTTCTCCAAGTTTGGCAAGATCACCACTGAGTTCTATCCAGAGGCTGATGGCTTGACCAAAGG GTACATCTTCTTGGAGTATGCTGCTCCTACCCAAGCCCTCGAGGCAGTAAAGAACGCAGATGGATACAAACTTGACAAACAACATACATTCAGGGTCAACCTCTTCACTGACTTTGACAA GTACATGAACATCAGTGATGAGTGGGAAACTCCAGAGAAGCAGCCTTTCAAAGATTTT gGAAATATGCGGCATTGGATTGAGGACTCAGATTGTCGTGACCAGTACAGTGTGATCTACGAAGCTGGAGAGAGGACTGCCATTTTCAATAATGATGCTAAGGAGCCAAtcacagctgaagagagagcA CGCTGGACAGAGACGTACGTGCGCTGGTCTCCTAAAGGCACCTACCTGGCCACCTTCCACCAACGTGGCATTGCATTGTGGGGCGGCGAGAAGTTCAAGCAGATTCAGAGGTTCAGCCATCAGGGTGTGTCCCTCATCGACTTCTCACCATGTGAGAG GTATGTGGTGACCTTCAGTCCACTGATGGACACCAAGGAGGACCCACAGGCCATCATCATCTGGGACATTCTGACtggacagaagaagagaggttTCCACTGCGAGAGCTCTGCACACTGGCCCATATTCAA ATGGAGCCATGATGGGAAGTTCTTTGCTAGGATGACCACAGATACGCTGAGCATCTATGAGACTCCA TCTATGGGCTTGCTCGACAAGAAGAGTCTCAAGATTACCGGGATCAA GGACTTCTCATGGTCTCCTGGTGACAACATCATAGCATTCTGGGTACCTGAGGACAAAGATATCCCAGCCAGAGTGACTCTGATGCAGATGCCTTCCCGTCACGAGATCCGTGTCCGCAACCTCTTCAATGTTGTTGACTGCAAACTGCACTGGCAGAGAAATGGAGATTACCTGTGTGTGAAAGTGGACAGGACTCCTAAAGGAACACAG GGTGTGGTCACCAACTTTGAAATCTTCCGCATGAGAGAGAAGCAGGTTCCTGTTGATGTGGTGGAGATGAAGG AAAGCATCATAGCATTTGCATGGGAACCCAACGGCAGCAAGTTTGCTGTTCTCCACGGAGAGGCTCCCAGAATCAGCGTCTCCTTCTATCATGTCAAAAACAACGGCAAGATTGAGCTCATAA AGATGTTTGACAAGCAGCAGGCCAACAGCATCTTCTGGAGCCCCCAGGGACAGTTTTTGGTTCTGGCTGGACTCAGGAG caTGAATGGAGCTCTTGCCTTTGTGGACACGTCAGACTGCACCATGATGAACATAGCAGAGCACTACATGGCCTCTGATGTGGAGTGGGACCCGACCGGGCGCTATGTCGTCACCTCCGTCTCCTGGTGGAGCCACAAG GTGGACAATGCATACTGGCTGTGGACGTTCCAAGGCCGTCTTCTTCAGAAGAACAACAAGGACCGCTTCTGTCAGCTGCTCTGGAGACCTAGACCTCCCACCCTGCTCAGCGCAGACCAGATCAAG ATGATCAAGAAGGACCTTAAGAAATACTCAAAGATCTTTGAGCAGAAGGATCGTCTGAGCCAGTCCAAGGCCTCTAAG GAGCTGGTGGACAAGCGCAGGTCCATGATGGAGGACTACCGTCGCTACAGGGAGGCGGCGCAGCAGACCTATCGGGAACAGAAGAGCATCCGAATCGAGCTCAGAGGAG GAATGGACTCTGACGAGCTGGACAGCAATGTGGACGATTGGGAGGAGGAGACCATTGAGTTTTTTATCAACGAAGAAATCATTCCCCTTGGAGATCTGTAG